The following coding sequences are from one Prochlorococcus sp. MIT 1314 window:
- a CDS encoding glutathione S-transferase family protein yields the protein MQNKYLIKSSKKFWFWFWTKLMNGFAPSDIYGNYKRPEGIKIDSEYDINNENGQIYLLVGNSCPWCQRTLLVHKIKHLSKKVKVIFLKADVEHGEWIFNTNLKGCSRLSDLYKKANKKIIFRATLPLLINFIKDEINILSNESSQIIKLLNSINNESEYQILNIQDCNQKLLDLIHNNINDGVYKCGFARNQSSYQKASRNLFAALNEVENTIKHNKGDWIFGEELTYSDIYLFPTLIRWELIYSKLFRCTEQELSNFEKIIEWRLKFFQLPNVDKTCYDNEWKKDYYKALFPLNPNQIIPVLPSLKEIMKLDS from the coding sequence ATGCAAAATAAATACCTAATTAAATCCTCAAAGAAATTTTGGTTTTGGTTTTGGACTAAATTAATGAATGGTTTCGCACCATCAGATATATATGGTAATTATAAGAGACCTGAAGGAATAAAGATTGATAGTGAATACGATATTAATAATGAAAATGGACAAATATATTTATTGGTAGGGAATTCTTGTCCATGGTGTCAAAGAACTTTACTCGTCCATAAAATAAAACATTTATCTAAAAAAGTTAAAGTTATTTTTCTCAAAGCAGATGTTGAACATGGCGAATGGATTTTCAATACAAATCTAAAGGGATGCAGTCGGCTTTCTGACCTTTATAAAAAAGCCAATAAAAAAATAATTTTCAGAGCTACATTACCTCTTTTAATTAATTTCATAAAGGATGAAATAAATATTTTATCTAATGAAAGTTCTCAAATAATAAAATTACTTAACTCAATAAATAATGAATCGGAATATCAAATATTAAATATTCAAGACTGTAACCAAAAGCTTTTAGATTTAATTCATAACAACATAAATGATGGGGTATATAAATGCGGATTCGCCAGAAACCAGTCATCTTACCAAAAAGCAAGTAGAAATCTTTTCGCTGCTTTAAACGAGGTTGAAAATACAATTAAACACAATAAAGGAGATTGGATATTTGGAGAAGAGTTAACATACTCAGATATTTACCTTTTCCCAACACTCATAAGATGGGAATTGATATATAGCAAACTTTTCAGATGTACTGAACAAGAACTTTCAAATTTCGAGAAAATTATTGAATGGAGATTAAAATTTTTTCAATTACCTAATGTAGATAAGACTTGTTATGACAATGAATGGAAAAAAGATTACTACAAAGCTTTATTCCCTCTAAACCCAAATCAAATCATCCCAGTATTACCATCACTAAAAGAAATAATGAAATTAGATTCTTAA
- a CDS encoding aspartoacylase has protein sequence MTIQRILIVSGTHGNEINPIWAVNQFNSKENTNKKGIEYKFIIGNPIAYQKGCRYIDADLNRSFNENNNYHQQKKSIYEIDRANFLVDQFGINGSQPCQIAIDLHTTTANMGTSIVMYGRRFKDFCLAALLQNKFGLPIYLHEKDQAQTGFLVEAWPCGLVIEVGAVAQNFYDPKIINRFLIIISSLREEIDKLKNNLIELPKELVVYVHQGSIDYPRDKKGDIDGLIHPKRINQDWKMIKKGDPLFIDRQGIIHKYDGDQEIWPVFIGEVAYKEKKIAMSYTKKELICCKNEWVKEFESL, from the coding sequence ATGACTATTCAAAGAATACTTATTGTTTCGGGGACACATGGGAATGAAATCAATCCTATATGGGCTGTTAATCAATTTAATAGCAAGGAGAATACTAATAAGAAAGGTATTGAGTACAAGTTCATCATAGGCAATCCTATTGCCTATCAAAAAGGTTGTAGATATATAGATGCAGATTTAAATAGATCTTTTAACGAAAATAATAATTATCATCAACAAAAGAAAAGTATTTATGAAATTGATAGAGCCAATTTTTTAGTTGATCAATTTGGAATTAATGGATCCCAACCCTGTCAAATTGCTATTGATTTGCATACTACAACTGCAAATATGGGAACTAGTATTGTCATGTATGGAAGAAGATTCAAAGATTTTTGTTTAGCGGCATTATTGCAAAATAAATTTGGATTGCCTATTTATTTACACGAAAAAGATCAAGCCCAAACAGGCTTTCTTGTAGAAGCTTGGCCATGTGGTTTAGTTATTGAAGTAGGAGCTGTCGCGCAAAATTTTTATGATCCAAAAATCATAAATAGATTTTTAATAATAATTAGCTCTCTAAGAGAAGAGATAGATAAATTGAAAAACAATCTAATAGAACTACCAAAGGAATTGGTTGTATATGTTCATCAAGGGAGTATAGATTATCCAAGAGATAAAAAAGGAGATATTGATGGCTTAATTCATCCTAAAAGAATTAACCAAGATTGGAAAATGATCAAAAAAGGAGATCCATTATTTATTGATAGGCAAGGGATTATTCATAAATATGATGGAGATCAGGAGATTTGGCCTGTTTTTATTGGGGAAGTTGCTTATAAAGAAAAAAAAATTGCGATGAGTTATACAAAGAAAGAATTAATTTGTTGCAAAAATGAATGGGTTAAAGAGTTTGAAAGCCTTTAA
- the psbA gene encoding photosystem II q(b) protein: MTTIQQQRSSLLKGWPQFCEWVTSTNNRIYVGWFGVLMIPCLLAAAACFIVAFIAAPPVDIDGIREPVAGSFLYGNNIISGAVVPSSNAIGLHFYPIWEAATVDEWLYNGGPYQLVIFHFLIGISAYMGRQWELSYRLGMRPWICVAYSAPVSAAFAVFLVYPFGQGSFSDGMPLGISGTFNFMFVFQAEHNILMHPFHMAGVAGMFGGSLFSAMHGSLVTSSLIRETTETESQNYGYKFGQEEETYNIVAAHGYFGRLIFQYASFNNSRSLHFFLAVFPVVCVWLTSMGICTMAFNLNGFNFNQSVVDANGKIVPTWGDVLNRANLGMEVMHERNAHNFPLDLAAAESTTVALSAPAIG; encoded by the coding sequence ATGACAACTATTCAGCAGCAGCGTTCTTCGCTGTTAAAAGGTTGGCCACAGTTTTGTGAGTGGGTAACATCAACTAACAACAGAATTTATGTTGGTTGGTTCGGCGTCTTAATGATTCCATGCCTACTTGCAGCGGCGGCTTGCTTCATCGTTGCATTCATCGCAGCACCACCAGTAGACATCGACGGAATTAGAGAGCCAGTTGCTGGTTCATTCCTATATGGAAACAACATCATCTCAGGTGCAGTTGTTCCTTCATCTAACGCTATTGGTCTACACTTCTACCCAATTTGGGAAGCAGCTACTGTAGATGAGTGGTTATACAACGGTGGTCCTTACCAGCTTGTAATTTTCCACTTCCTAATTGGTATTTCAGCATACATGGGAAGACAGTGGGAGCTTTCATACCGTTTAGGTATGCGTCCTTGGATCTGTGTTGCATACTCTGCACCAGTTTCAGCAGCTTTCGCAGTATTCCTTGTATATCCATTCGGTCAAGGTTCATTCTCTGACGGAATGCCTTTAGGTATCTCTGGAACATTTAACTTCATGTTTGTTTTCCAGGCAGAGCACAACATTCTTATGCACCCATTCCATATGGCTGGTGTTGCTGGTATGTTCGGAGGATCTTTATTCTCAGCTATGCACGGTTCACTTGTTACTTCATCTCTAATCAGAGAAACAACTGAGACAGAATCTCAGAACTATGGTTACAAGTTCGGACAAGAAGAAGAAACATATAACATCGTTGCAGCTCATGGCTACTTCGGTCGTTTGATCTTCCAATATGCAAGTTTCAACAACAGCAGAAGTTTACACTTCTTCTTAGCTGTATTCCCAGTTGTTTGTGTATGGTTAACTTCAATGGGTATCTGCACAATGGCATTCAACCTTAACGGTTTCAACTTCAACCAGTCAGTTGTTGATGCAAACGGTAAGATTGTTCCTACATGGGGTGACGTTCTTAACAGAGCAAACCTAGGTATGGAAGTAATGCACGAGCGTAACGCTCACAACTTCCCACTTGATCTAGCAGCAGCTGAGTCTACAACAGTAGCTCTTTCAGCTCCAGCTATCGGTTAA
- the aroC gene encoding chorismate synthase, which translates to MSSSFGKIFRVSTFGESHGGGVGVILDGCPPKLKIDITLIQNELDRRRPGQSDITTPRNEEDKIEILSGIKEGLTLGTPIAMLVRNKDQRPGDYNNLEQVFRPSHADGTYHLKYGIQASSGGGRASARETIGRVAAGAVAKQLLKNFCNTEILSWVKRIHDIDSDINKEKISLNKIDSNIVRCPDEKVSAEMIERIKELKRQGDSCGGVIECLVRNVPSGLGMPVFDKLEADLAKALMSLPATKGFEIGSGFSGTYLKGSEHNDTFIKSDDISKLRTTSNNSGGIQGGISNGENIEMKIAFKPTATIGKEQKTVNAEGKEVLMKAKGRHDPCVLPRAVPMVDAMVALVLADHLLLNHAQCGLMNNY; encoded by the coding sequence ATGAGTAGTAGTTTTGGAAAAATTTTTCGTGTTAGTACTTTTGGAGAATCACATGGTGGTGGAGTAGGCGTTATCCTTGATGGATGTCCCCCAAAGTTAAAAATAGATATAACACTGATACAAAATGAATTAGATAGGCGTAGACCTGGACAAAGTGACATTACAACACCACGAAATGAAGAAGATAAAATTGAAATATTAAGTGGTATAAAGGAAGGGTTAACACTGGGAACTCCAATAGCGATGTTGGTAAGAAATAAGGATCAAAGACCAGGAGATTATAATAATTTGGAGCAAGTATTTAGACCTTCTCATGCAGATGGAACATATCATCTGAAATATGGAATTCAGGCAAGTTCTGGTGGTGGAAGAGCATCTGCAAGAGAAACAATTGGGAGAGTAGCGGCTGGTGCTGTAGCAAAACAATTATTAAAAAACTTCTGTAACACTGAAATACTATCTTGGGTAAAGCGTATACATGATATTGATTCTGATATAAATAAAGAGAAGATTTCTCTAAATAAAATAGACTCTAATATTGTTAGATGTCCTGATGAAAAGGTATCAGCAGAAATGATCGAGAGAATTAAGGAATTAAAACGTCAAGGGGACTCTTGTGGCGGTGTTATTGAATGTCTTGTAAGAAATGTTCCGTCTGGTCTTGGCATGCCTGTTTTTGATAAATTAGAAGCTGATTTAGCGAAGGCGTTGATGTCTTTGCCTGCTACTAAAGGCTTTGAAATAGGTTCAGGTTTCTCTGGAACTTATTTAAAAGGAAGCGAACATAATGATACCTTCATTAAGTCTGATGATATTAGTAAGTTAAGAACAACATCTAACAATTCAGGAGGTATACAGGGAGGAATAAGTAATGGCGAAAATATTGAGATGAAGATAGCTTTTAAACCTACAGCAACCATCGGAAAAGAACAGAAAACAGTAAATGCTGAAGGGAAAGAAGTATTAATGAAGGCAAAAGGAAGACATGATCCATGCGTTCTCCCGAGAGCAGTTCCTATGGTTGATGCTATGGTCGCTTTAGTACTTGCTGATCATTTGCTTTTGAATCATGCTCAATGTGGCTTAATGAATAATTATTAG
- a CDS encoding bifunctional 4-hydroxy-2-oxoglutarate aldolase/2-dehydro-3-deoxy-phosphogluconate aldolase has translation MNNKGDSFSELLKKESFFLLIKPEDNIYSSTSLRYSFFEQLESLVKSGLKNIEISWSNNENWLDFVSGIKLKYPRINLGSASIVNHQSIEDSLEIGLNFSMMKFWDKDLFNYAKSKNYLLIPGITNLKDLEEAINLNCKIIKIYPIKRKDNSIDILNFKNIDFIAAGGLSINDIKTYKSLGYKAIVIGDKGIKNKKFDPNIYEWLKNNKKN, from the coding sequence ATGAATAATAAAGGAGATTCTTTTTCGGAGTTACTGAAAAAAGAGTCTTTTTTTTTACTTATAAAACCTGAAGATAATATTTACTCAAGTACCTCTTTAAGGTATTCATTTTTTGAACAATTAGAGAGCTTAGTAAAATCGGGACTAAAGAATATCGAAATAAGTTGGTCAAACAATGAAAATTGGTTGGATTTTGTATCCGGCATCAAGCTCAAATATCCAAGAATCAATTTAGGCTCTGCCTCCATAGTTAATCATCAATCAATAGAAGATTCATTAGAAATTGGATTAAATTTTTCTATGATGAAATTTTGGGATAAAGATCTTTTCAATTATGCAAAGTCAAAGAATTATTTATTAATTCCCGGAATTACAAATTTAAAAGATCTTGAAGAAGCGATCAATTTAAATTGCAAAATTATCAAAATTTATCCAATAAAAAGAAAAGATAATTCGATAGATATACTTAACTTTAAAAACATTGATTTCATTGCCGCTGGAGGCCTATCAATCAATGATATAAAAACTTATAAATCTTTAGGATATAAAGCAATCGTGATTGGAGATAAAGGTATCAAAAATAAAAAATTTGATCCAAACATATATGAATGGTTAAAAAATAACAAAAAGAATTAA
- the ftsH gene encoding ATP-dependent zinc metalloprotease FtsH, with the protein MNKRWRNVGLYVLAVITVIFIGTSVFDKPSTENATKTLRYSDFIEAVQDKEISRVLISPDNATAQVVENDGSRSQVNLAPDKDLLKILTENNVDIAVTPTKLANPWQQALSSLIFPVLLIGGLFFLFRRSQSGNAGGGNPAMSFGKSKARLQMEPSTQVTFSDVAGVEGAKLELTEVVDFLKSPDRFTAVGAKIPKGVLLVGPPGTGKTLLAKAVAGEAGVPFFSISGSEFVEMFVGVGASRVRDLFEQAKKNAPCIVFIDEIDAVGRQRGAGMGGGNDEREQTLNQLLTEMDGFEGNSGIIIVAATNRPDVLDSALMRPGRFDRQVTVDRPDYAGRLQILNVHAKDKTLSKDVDLDKVARRTPGFTGADLANLLNEAAILAARKDLDKVSNDEVSDAIERVMAGPEKKDRVISDKKKELVAYHEAGHALVGALMPDYDPVAKVSIIPRGQAGGLTFFTPSEERMESGLYSRSYLQNQMAVALGGRVAEEIVYGEEEVTTGASNDLQQVANVARQMITKFGMSDKIGPVALGQSQGGMFLGRDMSSTRDFSEDTAATIDVEVSELVDVAYKRATKVLSDNRTVLDEMAQMLIERETIDTEDIQDLLNRSEVKVANYI; encoded by the coding sequence GTGAACAAACGTTGGAGAAACGTAGGACTTTACGTCCTAGCTGTCATTACCGTAATTTTCATTGGTACTTCTGTTTTTGATAAACCTAGTACAGAAAATGCTACAAAGACCTTAAGATACAGTGATTTTATAGAGGCAGTTCAAGATAAAGAAATCAGTAGAGTCCTAATATCTCCAGACAATGCAACAGCACAAGTTGTTGAAAATGATGGGAGCAGATCACAAGTCAATCTTGCACCTGACAAAGATTTATTAAAAATCCTAACAGAAAATAATGTTGACATTGCTGTAACTCCTACAAAATTAGCTAATCCATGGCAACAAGCTTTAAGTAGCTTGATTTTCCCAGTACTTTTAATTGGAGGATTATTTTTTCTTTTCAGAAGATCGCAAAGCGGAAACGCTGGAGGGGGTAACCCTGCCATGAGTTTTGGTAAAAGCAAAGCTAGACTCCAAATGGAACCTTCTACACAGGTAACTTTTTCAGATGTTGCTGGTGTTGAAGGTGCAAAATTAGAACTCACTGAAGTTGTAGATTTTCTTAAGAGCCCAGATAGATTTACAGCAGTCGGAGCAAAAATCCCAAAAGGGGTCCTTCTTGTTGGCCCTCCAGGTACAGGAAAAACATTGCTAGCCAAGGCAGTTGCTGGAGAAGCAGGTGTACCTTTTTTCTCAATATCAGGTTCAGAATTTGTAGAAATGTTTGTAGGAGTTGGTGCTAGCAGAGTTAGAGATCTTTTTGAACAAGCTAAAAAGAATGCTCCTTGTATTGTGTTCATTGACGAGATCGATGCTGTTGGAAGACAAAGAGGTGCTGGTATGGGCGGAGGAAATGATGAAAGAGAACAAACATTAAACCAACTCCTAACAGAAATGGACGGTTTCGAAGGTAATTCAGGAATAATAATAGTAGCTGCTACCAATAGACCTGATGTATTAGATTCAGCTTTAATGCGTCCTGGAAGATTTGATAGGCAGGTAACAGTAGATAGACCAGATTACGCTGGAAGATTACAGATATTAAATGTTCATGCGAAAGATAAAACTCTTTCAAAAGACGTTGATTTAGATAAAGTTGCTAGAAGAACACCAGGATTTACGGGTGCCGATTTAGCCAATCTATTAAATGAAGCAGCAATACTAGCAGCTAGAAAAGATTTAGATAAAGTAAGTAATGATGAAGTCAGTGATGCCATTGAAAGAGTTATGGCTGGTCCAGAGAAGAAAGATAGAGTCATAAGTGATAAGAAAAAAGAATTAGTTGCTTATCACGAAGCTGGTCATGCACTTGTAGGAGCATTAATGCCCGATTATGATCCTGTAGCAAAAGTTTCAATAATTCCTAGGGGTCAAGCTGGAGGTTTAACCTTCTTTACTCCAAGCGAAGAAAGAATGGAATCAGGTCTTTACTCTCGTTCTTACCTTCAAAATCAAATGGCTGTAGCTCTTGGTGGAAGAGTTGCTGAAGAAATAGTCTATGGAGAAGAAGAAGTTACTACTGGAGCTTCAAACGATTTACAGCAAGTTGCTAATGTAGCAAGACAAATGATCACTAAATTTGGCATGAGCGACAAAATAGGTCCAGTCGCCTTAGGTCAATCTCAAGGTGGAATGTTTCTTGGGAGAGATATGAGTTCTACAAGAGATTTCTCTGAAGATACTGCTGCAACTATAGATGTAGAGGTCTCTGAGCTTGTTGATGTAGCATACAAAAGAGCTACAAAAGTTTTATCAGATAATAGAACAGTCCTAGACGAAATGGCTCAAATGCTTATTGAAAGAGAAACTATAGATACTGAAGATATTCAGGATTTGCTTAACCGCTCAGAAGTAAAAGTCGCAAACTACATTTAA
- the sat gene encoding sulfate adenylyltransferase — MELQQQTNRDANGLIPPYGGELKNLIIKDKNLKSDLISKVNYEFECSERNACDVELLIIGAFSPLEGFMDEKNYKSVIENNRDTNGLLFGLPIVFDSNNEEVKAGETILLTYKKQKIAVLEVSSKWEPDKSLEAELCYGTNSLDHPAVKMIFNERGRFYIGGRVYGFELPVREFPCKTPEEVRSILPTNHDVVAFQCRNPIHRAHYELFTNALLSDNVSSNAVVLVHPTCGPTQQDDIPGKVRYLTYKELEEEISDERIKWAFLPYSMHMAGPREALQHMIIRRNYGCTHFIIGRDMAGCKSSSTGEDFYGPYDAQNFANKCAGELMMQTVPSKNLVYTKEKGYITAEEAKEFNYQIMKLSGTEFRKKLRSGEPIPEWFAFKSVVDVLRRS; from the coding sequence ATGGAATTACAACAACAAACAAATAGAGATGCTAATGGACTAATACCACCTTATGGAGGAGAACTAAAAAATTTAATTATCAAAGATAAAAACCTTAAATCCGACCTCATTTCTAAAGTTAATTATGAGTTTGAATGCAGCGAAAGAAATGCATGTGATGTAGAACTTTTGATTATTGGTGCTTTTTCTCCATTGGAAGGTTTTATGGATGAAAAAAACTACAAATCGGTCATTGAAAATAATAGAGATACAAACGGGTTGCTTTTTGGCTTGCCTATTGTATTTGATTCAAATAACGAAGAAGTAAAAGCTGGAGAGACAATATTGCTTACTTATAAAAAACAAAAAATTGCAGTTTTAGAAGTTAGCTCAAAATGGGAGCCTGACAAATCCTTAGAAGCTGAACTTTGTTATGGTACTAATTCTTTAGATCATCCTGCTGTCAAGATGATCTTTAATGAGAGAGGGAGATTTTATATAGGAGGGAGAGTTTATGGTTTCGAACTGCCAGTTAGAGAATTCCCCTGCAAAACCCCTGAAGAAGTTAGATCTATACTGCCAACAAATCATGATGTTGTTGCATTTCAATGCAGAAATCCAATTCATAGAGCACATTATGAATTATTTACTAATGCCTTACTCTCAGATAATGTCTCTTCTAACGCGGTTGTTTTAGTACATCCAACTTGTGGGCCAACACAACAAGATGATATCCCTGGAAAAGTTAGATATTTGACCTATAAAGAATTGGAAGAGGAAATATCTGATGAAAGAATAAAATGGGCTTTTTTACCTTATTCAATGCATATGGCCGGGCCAAGAGAAGCTCTTCAACATATGATAATCAGAAGAAATTATGGCTGCACACATTTTATTATTGGTAGAGATATGGCTGGTTGTAAGTCATCATCAACTGGTGAAGATTTTTATGGACCATATGACGCCCAGAATTTTGCAAATAAATGTGCAGGCGAGTTAATGATGCAAACTGTACCTTCAAAAAATTTGGTTTATACAAAAGAAAAAGGATATATTACAGCTGAAGAAGCTAAGGAATTTAATTATCAAATTATGAAACTTAGTGGTACAGAATTCAGGAAGAAATTAAGGAGCGGCGAACCAATTCCCGAATGGTTTGCATTCAAAAGTGTAGTAGATGTTCTAAGACGCTCTTAA
- a CDS encoding photosystem II manganese-stabilizing polypeptide — protein sequence MRIRSFLAFVISICITFAFVPVKSYAFSERGNAQFTDVVNTGKANDCPTLDSSLVGSISLGNGDSLKGICMHPTEVYVKVPGTKRKAAEFVSTKIISPRNNTTVTEVYGDINSGTFTEKGGIDFQLITVLTPGGLEVPFAFSAKELTADLPSSIEPGTEFSGSTFTPNYRTGDFLDPKARAKNTGVEYAQGLVALGGDDEELAKENIKVDVNGTGVITLSINNVDSETDEFAGTFEAIQPSDTDMGSKDPLDVKIIGELYGRKA from the coding sequence TGTATAACATTTGCTTTCGTACCTGTTAAATCATATGCATTCTCTGAAAGAGGAAATGCACAATTTACAGATGTTGTAAATACCGGTAAAGCTAATGATTGCCCTACATTAGACTCATCTCTTGTAGGATCAATATCCTTAGGTAATGGAGATAGCCTTAAAGGAATATGTATGCATCCAACAGAAGTTTATGTAAAAGTGCCTGGAACCAAAAGAAAAGCGGCAGAATTTGTTTCTACAAAAATTATTAGTCCCAGAAATAACACTACAGTGACTGAAGTATATGGAGACATAAATTCAGGAACTTTCACTGAAAAAGGTGGTATTGATTTTCAACTTATTACTGTCTTAACTCCCGGTGGCTTAGAGGTGCCATTTGCATTCTCAGCAAAAGAACTTACAGCTGATTTGCCCTCATCTATTGAGCCAGGCACTGAGTTTAGTGGTTCAACATTTACACCTAACTACAGAACTGGTGATTTTTTAGATCCTAAAGCGAGAGCTAAAAATACTGGTGTTGAATATGCTCAAGGTTTAGTGGCATTAGGTGGCGATGATGAAGAACTTGCTAAAGAAAATATTAAAGTTGATGTAAATGGTACTGGAGTGATTACTCTTTCTATCAATAATGTAGATTCTGAAACAGATGAATTTGCTGGTACTTTTGAAGCTATTCAACCTTCGGATACAGATATGGGTTCAAAAGATCCACTTGATGTCAAAATAATTGGAGAGCTTTACGGAAGAAAGGCATAG